A genomic region of Xanthomonas campestris pv. phormiicola contains the following coding sequences:
- a CDS encoding DcaP family trimeric outer membrane transporter, translated as MSNHIASLARRPLAAALFVALIAPGAAFAQSGKTPSAREQALEARVAELERQVQLLLSSQQQQQGQIAQTQTEVAAVKSSQAAPPALPAGKAPIQVTTITPGAAPGTTFKVGGFIKADFLATRTGDGQLADDATGRALYLPGQTPVGGGKSGTDYNAHAKFSRINFGVDSVTDAGNKAGALVELDFFGNALGNQTATNTYGATLRHAYMYWNHWLAGQTWSNFMDPAALPEAADFIGPTDGVIFVRQAQLRYTNGGFSIALENPETTVYNRSASGVITSASSDRGALPDLTVRYGWKGDWGSFGIGGLLGQLKVDNRATGADASKAAGGLTLGGKWVASDSDSLFYQLSGGEGIGRYIGLGIAQDAVYDAADRDLDTVGVVAGYIGWRHAFSPKLRTNLIYARSDYDNDTALTGLGVTRNVQSIRGNIFYTPMPKVDVGAELMVGKREIESGAKGDITRLQFTTKYSF; from the coding sequence ATGAGCAACCACATCGCATCCTTGGCGAGGCGCCCGTTGGCCGCCGCGCTGTTCGTCGCGCTGATCGCCCCGGGCGCGGCCTTCGCCCAGAGCGGCAAGACCCCGTCGGCGCGCGAACAGGCGCTGGAAGCCCGCGTGGCCGAGCTGGAGCGGCAGGTGCAGCTGCTGCTGTCCTCGCAGCAACAGCAGCAGGGCCAGATCGCGCAGACCCAGACCGAGGTGGCCGCCGTGAAGTCGAGCCAGGCCGCGCCACCGGCGCTGCCGGCCGGCAAGGCGCCGATCCAGGTGACCACGATCACCCCCGGCGCCGCGCCCGGCACCACGTTCAAGGTCGGCGGCTTCATCAAGGCCGATTTCCTGGCCACCCGCACCGGCGACGGCCAGCTCGCCGACGACGCCACCGGCCGCGCGCTGTACCTGCCCGGGCAGACCCCGGTCGGCGGCGGCAAGTCCGGCACCGACTACAACGCGCACGCCAAGTTCTCGCGCATCAACTTCGGCGTGGACAGCGTCACCGACGCCGGCAACAAGGCCGGCGCCTTGGTGGAACTGGACTTCTTCGGCAACGCGCTGGGCAACCAGACCGCCACCAACACCTACGGCGCCACCCTGCGCCACGCCTACATGTACTGGAACCACTGGCTGGCCGGCCAGACCTGGTCCAACTTCATGGACCCGGCGGCGCTGCCGGAAGCGGCCGACTTCATCGGCCCCACCGACGGCGTGATCTTCGTGCGCCAGGCGCAGCTGCGCTACACCAACGGCGGCTTCAGCATCGCCCTGGAGAACCCGGAAACCACCGTGTACAACCGCAGCGCGAGCGGCGTGATCACCAGCGCCAGCTCCGACCGCGGCGCGCTGCCGGACCTGACCGTGCGCTACGGCTGGAAGGGCGACTGGGGCAGCTTCGGCATCGGCGGCCTGCTCGGCCAGCTGAAGGTGGACAACCGCGCCACCGGCGCCGACGCCAGCAAGGCCGCCGGCGGCCTGACCCTGGGCGGCAAGTGGGTGGCCAGCGACAGCGACAGCCTGTTCTACCAGCTCAGCGGCGGCGAGGGCATCGGCCGCTACATCGGCCTGGGCATCGCCCAGGACGCGGTCTACGACGCGGCCGACCGCGACCTGGACACGGTCGGCGTGGTCGCCGGCTACATCGGCTGGCGCCACGCGTTCTCGCCGAAATTGCGCACCAACCTGATCTACGCGCGCAGCGACTACGACAACGACACCGCGCTGACCGGGCTGGGCGTGACCAGGAACGTGCAGAGCATCCGCGGCAACATCTTCTACACGCCGATGCCCAAGGTCGATGTCGGCGCCGAGCTGATGGTCGGCAAGCGCGAGATCGAAAGCGGCGCCAAGGGCGACATCACCCGCCTGCAGTTCACCACCAAGTACAGCTTCTGA
- the yjjG gene encoding pyrimidine 5'-nucleotidase, whose protein sequence is MQYRWILFDADDTLFRFDAYAGLQRMFAGYGVAFAEQDYADYNALNRPLWVEYQNGAITALQLQQRRFAGWAQRLQTAPDILNAAFLAAMAELCEPLDGAVALLDALRGRARLGLITNGFTALQQARLQRTGLHDRFEVVAISEQVGHAKPHPRIFDHALAQLGDPPRAQVLMVGDNPHADIAGGLAAGLHTCWFNAHGLPAPDGIVPHYEVATLAQLQDLLLEETA, encoded by the coding sequence ATGCAGTACCGCTGGATCCTGTTCGACGCCGACGACACCCTGTTCCGCTTCGATGCCTATGCCGGCCTGCAGCGCATGTTCGCCGGCTACGGCGTGGCCTTCGCCGAGCAGGATTACGCCGACTACAACGCGTTGAATCGTCCGTTGTGGGTGGAGTACCAGAACGGCGCGATCACCGCGCTGCAGCTGCAGCAGCGCCGCTTCGCCGGCTGGGCGCAGCGCCTGCAGACCGCGCCGGACATCTTGAACGCTGCGTTCCTGGCGGCGATGGCGGAACTGTGCGAACCGCTGGACGGCGCGGTGGCGCTGCTCGACGCGCTGCGCGGGCGCGCGCGGCTGGGCCTGATCACCAATGGCTTCACCGCCCTGCAGCAGGCGCGGCTGCAGCGCACCGGCCTGCACGACCGCTTCGAGGTCGTCGCCATCTCCGAGCAGGTCGGCCACGCCAAGCCGCATCCACGCATCTTCGATCACGCGCTGGCGCAACTGGGCGATCCACCGCGCGCGCAGGTGCTGATGGTCGGCGACAACCCGCACGCCGACATCGCCGGCGGCCTGGCCGCCGGCCTGCATACCTGCTGGTTCAACGCGCATGGCCTGCCCGCGCCGGACGGCATCGTGCCGCACTACGAAGTGGCGACGCTGGCGCAGTTGCAGGACTTGCTGCTGGAAGAGACGGCGTAG
- a CDS encoding MHS family MFS transporter: protein MSSTAINPSGQPLTQGHKKVIFASSLGTVFEWYDFYLYGSLAAIIAKQFFSGVNETTGFIFALLAFAAGFAVRPFGAAFFGSLGDRIGRKYTFLVTIVLMGLSTFIVGILPNYASIGMAAPIILIVLRLVQGLALGGEYGGAATYVAEHAPPGKRGLYTSFIQTTATLGLFLSLLVILGTRMTLGTEVFEDWGWRIPFMVSIVLLGVSVWIRLQLSESPLFQQMKSEGKGSKQPFRDSLKDGNFRLMLLVLLGATAGQAVVWYGGQFYSLFFLTQTLKVDGTTANLLIAAALALATPFFVIFGWLSDKIGRKKIILAGCLLAAITYFPIFKGLTHFANPAVEEARQSAPAAVVADPATCSFQFDPIGKAKFTNSCDVAAAALAKAGVPYEIKPAAAGSLAQVSIGGTQVPAYEAAGLGKDEAKAKSDAFGKQLKGALTAAGYPEKADPARINKPMTLLLLWLLVIYVTMVYGPIAAYLVELFPTRIRYTSMSLPYHIGNGWFGGFLPTISFALVAATGNMYYGLWYPIGIALMTVVVGLFFLRETKDVDITK, encoded by the coding sequence ATGTCCAGCACCGCCATCAACCCGTCGGGTCAGCCGCTGACCCAAGGTCACAAGAAGGTGATCTTCGCCTCCAGCCTGGGCACCGTCTTCGAGTGGTACGACTTCTATCTGTACGGCTCGCTCGCCGCGATCATCGCCAAGCAGTTCTTCAGCGGGGTCAACGAGACCACCGGCTTCATCTTCGCGCTGCTGGCCTTCGCCGCCGGTTTCGCGGTACGCCCGTTCGGCGCCGCGTTCTTCGGCAGCCTGGGCGATCGCATCGGCCGCAAGTACACCTTCCTGGTCACCATCGTGCTGATGGGCCTGTCCACCTTCATCGTCGGCATCCTGCCCAACTACGCCAGCATCGGCATGGCCGCGCCGATCATCCTGATCGTGTTGCGGCTGGTGCAGGGCCTGGCGTTGGGCGGCGAGTACGGCGGCGCGGCGACCTACGTGGCCGAGCACGCGCCGCCGGGCAAGCGCGGCCTGTACACCAGTTTCATCCAGACCACCGCCACGCTGGGCCTGTTCCTGTCGCTGCTGGTGATCCTGGGCACGCGCATGACCCTGGGCACCGAAGTGTTCGAAGACTGGGGCTGGCGCATTCCGTTCATGGTCTCGATCGTGCTGCTCGGCGTGTCGGTGTGGATCCGCCTGCAGCTGAGCGAGTCGCCGCTGTTCCAGCAGATGAAGTCCGAGGGCAAGGGCTCCAAGCAGCCGTTCCGCGACAGTCTCAAGGACGGCAACTTCCGCCTGATGCTGCTGGTGCTGCTCGGCGCTACCGCCGGCCAGGCCGTGGTCTGGTACGGCGGCCAGTTCTACTCGCTGTTCTTCCTGACCCAGACGCTGAAGGTCGACGGCACCACCGCCAACCTGCTGATCGCCGCGGCGCTGGCGCTGGCCACGCCGTTCTTCGTGATCTTCGGCTGGCTGTCGGACAAGATCGGGCGCAAGAAGATCATCCTGGCCGGCTGCCTGTTGGCGGCGATCACCTATTTCCCGATCTTCAAGGGCCTGACCCACTTCGCCAACCCGGCGGTCGAGGAAGCCCGGCAGAGCGCGCCGGCCGCGGTGGTCGCCGATCCGGCGACCTGCAGCTTCCAGTTCGATCCGATCGGCAAGGCCAAGTTCACCAACTCCTGCGATGTCGCCGCCGCGGCACTGGCCAAGGCCGGCGTGCCTTACGAGATCAAGCCGGCGGCGGCGGGCTCGCTGGCGCAGGTCAGCATCGGCGGCACCCAGGTGCCCGCGTACGAGGCCGCCGGGCTGGGCAAGGACGAGGCCAAGGCCAAGTCCGATGCGTTCGGCAAGCAGCTGAAGGGCGCGCTGACTGCCGCCGGCTATCCGGAGAAGGCCGACCCGGCGCGCATCAACAAGCCGATGACGCTGCTGCTGCTGTGGCTCCTGGTGATCTACGTGACCATGGTCTACGGCCCGATCGCCGCTTACCTGGTCGAGCTGTTCCCGACCCGGATCCGCTACACCTCGATGTCGCTGCCTTACCACATCGGCAACGGTTGGTTCGGCGGCTTCCTGCCGACCATCTCCTTCGCCCTGGTCGCGGCGACCGGCAACATGTACTACGGCCTGTGGTACCCGATCGGCATCGCCTTGATGACGGTCGTCGTCGGCCTGTTCTTCCTGCGCGAGACCAAGGACGTGGACATCACCAAGTAA
- a CDS encoding coniferyl aldehyde dehydrogenase, with product MSISDPTSRATDTPLADLPVALQRLRAAWQAAKPDQAQRRDDLQRLRAALKRRLPEMADAIAADFGHRSRHESLLADGMTVLGEIDHLLRHLKRWMRPQRVGAGWRLWPARAEVRPVPVGVVGVIAPWNYPVNLALIPLATAIAAGNHVYLKPSEHTPRTAQFLQSLLADVFPPQRVAVALGAAEVAGAFAALPLDHLVFTGSTAVGRKVMAAAAPNLTPLTLELGGKSPAIVCADYPLAQAAARLATGKWFNAGQTCIAPDYVLIDAGRSAALVQALRAQVLARYGDFARADDYTRIVNERQYRRLRGYLDDARARGLEVIELASVEPERAERERLIVPTVVLQPGDDALLMQDEIFGPILPVRSYRTLDEAIALVNGRDRPLALYPFSHDRAQVEAILHATVAGGVTVNDSLLHFAANALPFGGIGASGMGAYHGRAGFDAFSKALPILWQSRRAASDWLKPPYAKIARLIALLLR from the coding sequence ATGTCCATTTCCGACCCGACCTCCCGCGCCACCGACACGCCGCTCGCCGACCTGCCGGTCGCCCTGCAGCGGCTGCGCGCGGCCTGGCAGGCGGCCAAGCCCGACCAGGCGCAACGCCGCGACGACCTGCAGCGGCTGCGCGCGGCACTGAAGCGGCGCCTGCCGGAGATGGCCGATGCCATCGCCGCCGATTTCGGCCATCGCTCGCGCCACGAATCGCTGCTCGCCGACGGCATGACCGTGCTCGGCGAAATCGATCACCTGCTGCGCCACCTCAAGCGCTGGATGCGGCCGCAGCGCGTCGGCGCCGGCTGGCGGCTGTGGCCGGCGCGCGCCGAAGTGCGGCCGGTGCCGGTCGGCGTGGTCGGGGTGATCGCGCCATGGAACTACCCGGTCAACCTGGCGCTGATCCCGCTGGCCACCGCCATCGCCGCCGGCAACCACGTCTACCTGAAGCCGTCCGAGCACACCCCGCGCACCGCGCAGTTCCTGCAGTCGCTGCTGGCCGACGTGTTCCCGCCGCAACGGGTGGCGGTGGCGCTGGGCGCGGCCGAGGTGGCCGGCGCCTTCGCCGCGCTGCCGCTGGACCACCTGGTGTTCACCGGCTCCACCGCGGTCGGGCGCAAGGTGATGGCGGCCGCGGCGCCGAACCTGACCCCGCTGACCCTGGAACTGGGCGGCAAGTCGCCGGCCATCGTCTGCGCCGACTACCCGCTCGCGCAGGCCGCCGCGCGCCTGGCCACCGGCAAGTGGTTCAACGCCGGGCAGACCTGCATCGCGCCGGACTACGTGCTGATCGATGCCGGCCGCAGCGCGGCGCTGGTGCAGGCGCTGCGCGCGCAGGTGCTGGCGCGCTACGGCGACTTCGCGCGGGCCGACGACTACACCCGCATCGTCAACGAGCGCCAGTACCGGCGCCTGCGCGGTTACCTGGACGACGCGCGCGCGCGCGGCCTGGAAGTGATCGAACTGGCCAGCGTCGAGCCCGAGCGCGCCGAGCGCGAACGCCTGATCGTGCCGACCGTGGTGCTGCAGCCCGGCGACGACGCGCTGCTGATGCAGGACGAGATCTTCGGCCCGATCCTGCCCGTGCGCAGCTACCGCACGCTGGACGAGGCGATCGCGCTGGTCAACGGCCGCGACCGGCCGTTGGCGCTGTATCCCTTCAGCCACGACCGCGCGCAGGTGGAGGCGATCCTGCACGCCACCGTCGCCGGCGGCGTCACCGTCAACGACAGCCTGCTGCATTTCGCCGCCAACGCGCTGCCGTTCGGCGGCATCGGCGCCAGCGGCATGGGCGCCTACCACGGCCGTGCCGGCTTCGACGCCTTCAGCAAGGCGCTGCCGATCCTGTGGCAGTCGCGCCGGGCCGCCAGCGACTGGCTCAAGCCGCCGTACGCGAAGATCGCGCGCCTGATCGCCCTGTTGCTGCGCTGA